GCTGGCTTGCCGGATGGCGGAACCGGTGCGATTCCTATAAGAGGAATTGGTGACGAATTCCTTTCCTGACGGAAAAGACCAGTTGCGCAATTATCCTTGACCTGACGGGGATTAAGGTGTAATTCCCTCACTTCATCCTGAAACTTCGCTAAGTTTATGCCAGACACTCAAGAAGAAACAACGCTGATTCTGCTGAAGCCCGACTGTGTGCGGAAAAACCTTTCCGGCACCATTCTGAAACGTTTTTTGTCCGAAGGGTTTCGCCTGCGCGGCATAAAGATGATTCAGCTTGACGAACCGGTTCTCCGGGAACATTACGCCCACATTCTGGACCTGGTTATCAACGGAGAACCGCTTTTCCCGAAGCTGCTTGATTTCATGACCAGTTCTCCGGTCATCGCCATCGCCCTGAAGGGGCCCGGCGTTATTGTGCGCGTGCGCGAACTGCTGGGGCCCACCAACTCTCAGAAGGCGGAGAAAGGCACAATCCGCGGCGATTACGGAACAGACAGCATGATGAACATCTGCCATGCGTCCGACAGCCGTGAATCCGCCGCTGTAGAGCTGGCAAGATTTTTCCGGGAAGAAGAATTGTTTGACGGCCTTAATTAAGCGAAGGCCGCCTTTTTCCCGTCCGGTTCATTGTAGGCCGCAGCTGTTGTCGCAGTTGCGGCCTTGGTCGTGTCGGAACTGTGCTTCCTATGGGATGATGAAGAGGGAATACAGCGGTTTTGCAGGGAAAAGCAGAAAAGAACGGATTACTTTTCCCAGGGAGTGGTGAGATAAAGGAAGGCCTTTTTCATGCGGTAGGCCTCGCGCATGAAGCCGTCCATGATATTGTTGCAGCTGTGCTTGGAAAAGGAATAGCCGTAAATGCGCTTGATGGCGGCATCCTCCCCGTGCTGCTTCTGGCGCTTTAATTCCGCGTCCATGTCCCGGCGTTCGATGTTGGGGGCGCTCAGATTGTCGCCATGCCAGCGGAAATCCGCCAGCAGCCTGTTGTAATGCACGAATTTCTTTCCGGCACGGCCCAGGCGCGCGTAATATTCCCCGTCCATATCATAGTGGAAACGCTCGTCCAGCAGAAACCCCTCTTCAATAGTAGTGCTCCGGCGCAGGAACAATGCCGTGGAGGCCAGATAGGTTCCGTACCAGATGTGCATGTTCAGGCTGTAGGGCAGGGCTTTCATGGCGCGTTGGATATCTCCGTCCGGCCCGATGAAATTCCATGCTCCGTGCACGATATCCGCATCCGGGCGGGAATCCGCAAAGACCTTGACCGCCGCCAGAGCTCCCGGCAGCAGCCGGTCATCCGTATTCAGCCACATTACCCATTTCCCGCGCGCTTTGCGGAAGCCGCGGTTAATGCCTTCTGACATGCCGGAATCCTTCTCCACATGCAGTTTCAGGTGAGGATAGGAATGCAGGATATCCAGGGTGCCGTCCGTGGAGCCTGCATCCTGGATGATGTGTTCAAATGTGGCTCCTTTCTGGTTATGGACGCTCTCTATGCATTCCCGCACGTAGCGGGCGTAATTATAGCTGGGCGTAATGATGCTGAAGTCCGGTTCTGTGTCCATGGGCAAGGTCAGTTAAAAGGCTTGATGGAACGTTCCTTGGCGATGTAAATAGGGCGCTTTTTAACTTCCGTATAAGTCTTGGCCAGGTACTGGCCCAGAATGCCCAGGCACAGCAGCACGATGCCGCCCATCATGCAGAACACGCATACCAGGGAAGTCCAGCCGTAGGCGGAATGGGGCCAGATTAATTCGTGGACCGTCAAGATAATGATGGAAAGGAATGAGATGAAGGAAAGAAGCACCCCCATGATGGAGGCCAGCGCCAGGGGGGCGGTGGAAAAAGCCACAATGCCTTCAATGGAGTACAGAAACAGCTTGAAGAAAGACCACTTGGTTTGTCCTGCCACACGTTCCACATTTTCATATTCAAACCATTTGGTCCGGAACCCCACCCATTCGTACAGCCCTTTGGAAAACCGGTTGTACTCCTTCAGGGAAAGCAGGGCTTCCAGTACGGGACGGGTCATCAGCTTGTAGTCCCGGGCTCCATCTACGATGCGGGTGTCCGATATCTGGTGAATGGTCTTGTAAAAGGCACGGGCGAAAAAGGACCGCAACGACGGTTCCCCCTGCCGGGTGACGCGTCGCGTCCCCGCACAGTCGTACCCTTCCTCTTCAATGGCTTTCACCATATCCGGGAGCAGGGAGGGAGGATCCTGGAGATCCACATCCATGACGGCGGCATAATCCCCTGTGGCCGCTTCCAGGCCCGCATAGATGGCGGCTTCCTTTCCGAAATTGCGGGAGAAGGAAATGAATTTTACCTCAGGGGAATATTCCGCCATTTTCTTAATTATTTCAAGGGAACGGTCCGTGGAACCGTCGTCCACGAAGATAAGTTCCGGGGAATAGCCCTCCAGGCGTTCCTTGAAAACCCGGTCTACTTCTTGCTTGAACACCGGAATGGCTTCTTCTTCATTCAGGCAGGGAATGATCAGGGAAATGCGTTTCATATCAGTGCCCGAATCATACTTGAGAGGACGTACGGATACCAGAAAATAGTCCTAGCATGCACAAAGCCTTCCTCCGCCTTTTGGCGGAGGAAGGCTGCCGGAGAAGGAAGCCGTGAGCGGCAAAATACCGGTAAAGTCAGAATTTCGGCAGGTTGCCGATGTCATCTTCGTTTTCAGGGGCGTGCGGGTCTTTCAAATCACTATCCCCGTCTTTTCCAAAAGACCAGAAATCATAATCCGGATTCAGGCCGTTGCCCATTTTCAGGTTTCTGGCCCTGTCAGTTCTGGTGGGGATGGACTGTTCGCTGCCCAGACGGTAACGGTAGGGAGAACCCCATGGATCCGCCAGAATATAAAGGGTAACCGGTCTGCCGTCCTTGCCTTTCACATGGACCTCCCGGACAGTCGGATTGCTTTTGGGCTGCGTAGAGGGATTCAGCTCGTCATTGTAAATGGTTGTATCCCTGGCAGGGACACCCTCATTCTTATGGTCGCCGAACAGGGCCATGTAAACTACATTGGAGCTGTATTCCTCCCCGTCGGCCACGGCTACGCCGTGATTGTTGAAGGGAGCTTCCGTGCCGTAGGGATAGCGGTCATGGTCGCTGTGGTAGCTCTCCAGCCCCATTTCAATTTTGCGGACAATGGATTCCGTAGCCTGTTCATTTTTTCTGGTTTCAAGCCAGGTGTAAATGGAGATGGTCAGCGTGGCCAGCACCACGATGATCACCATCACCACCAGGATTTCCATGAGGGTGAACCCCTTTGCCTCCCGGAGCCTGCGGTATGCGGAGTGAATTTTCATCTGCTTCTGCTTGAGCGGGTTACCCCATCTTTTCAATAACCTGCAGGAGGGGCAGGAACATGGCGAACACAATGCCGCCCACGACCACGGCCAGGAATACGATCATGATGGGTTCCAGCATGGAGGTCATGGCTCCCACGGCATTGTCCACTTCATCGTCATACACATCCGCGATTTTCAGGAGCATGTCCGGCAGTTGGCCTGTTTCTTCCCCCACGTCCACCATGGAGATCACCATGGGCGGGAAAAGCTTGGAGGAGGACATGGGCGTCACTACGGATTCGCCTTCTTTGACGGAGCCATGGATGAGGCCGATGGCGTCTCCCACGATCATGTTGCCGGCGGTGTCCTTCGTGATGGTAAGCGCCTGGAGGATGGGAACGCCGGAAGTCACCAGCGTGCCGAAGGTTCGGGCAAAGCGGGCGATGGCGCTTTTGCTCTGGACATTGCCGATGACCGGCATTGTCAGCAGTGCGGAGTCAATCTTGCGGCGTCCGTTGGGCGTCTTGCTCATGGCCGTGAAGACAGCGTACAGGATGGCGACTACAGCGGCCAGAATGACGGCATTGGGTACGAAGAAGGGAGCGGCCATGAACCAGTCGCTGATGCCGAACACAAACTCGGAAATACCGGGAAGCTCCTGATTCTGCTCTGCGAACATCGCCTTGAATTTGGGCACGATGACCAGCATCAGGAAGATCACAATGCCTACGGCGATGAACAGGACGATGGAGGGGTACACCATGGCGGAGATCACCTTGCTTTTCAGTTTTTGAGCCTTTTCCTGGTATTCCGCCAGACGGTTCAGCACGACTTCCAGCACGCCGCCCAGTTCCCCTGC
This region of Akkermansia muciniphila genomic DNA includes:
- a CDS encoding nucleoside-diphosphate kinase, with amino-acid sequence MPDTQEETTLILLKPDCVRKNLSGTILKRFLSEGFRLRGIKMIQLDEPVLREHYAHILDLVINGEPLFPKLLDFMTSSPVIAIALKGPGVIVRVRELLGPTNSQKAEKGTIRGDYGTDSMMNICHASDSRESAAVELARFFREEELFDGLN
- a CDS encoding glycosyltransferase family 2 protein; translation: MDTEPDFSIITPSYNYARYVRECIESVHNQKGATFEHIIQDAGSTDGTLDILHSYPHLKLHVEKDSGMSEGINRGFRKARGKWVMWLNTDDRLLPGALAAVKVFADSRPDADIVHGAWNFIGPDGDIQRAMKALPYSLNMHIWYGTYLASTALFLRRSTTIEEGFLLDERFHYDMDGEYYARLGRAGKKFVHYNRLLADFRWHGDNLSAPNIERRDMDAELKRQKQHGEDAAIKRIYGYSFSKHSCNNIMDGFMREAYRMKKAFLYLTTPWEK
- a CDS encoding glycosyltransferase family 2 protein, with the protein product MKRISLIIPCLNEEEAIPVFKQEVDRVFKERLEGYSPELIFVDDGSTDRSLEIIKKMAEYSPEVKFISFSRNFGKEAAIYAGLEAATGDYAAVMDVDLQDPPSLLPDMVKAIEEEGYDCAGTRRVTRQGEPSLRSFFARAFYKTIHQISDTRIVDGARDYKLMTRPVLEALLSLKEYNRFSKGLYEWVGFRTKWFEYENVERVAGQTKWSFFKLFLYSIEGIVAFSTAPLALASIMGVLLSFISFLSIIILTVHELIWPHSAYGWTSLVCVFCMMGGIVLLCLGILGQYLAKTYTEVKKRPIYIAKERSIKPFN
- a CDS encoding prepilin-type N-terminal cleavage/methylation domain-containing protein, whose protein sequence is MKIHSAYRRLREAKGFTLMEILVVMVIIVVLATLTISIYTWLETRKNEQATESIVRKIEMGLESYHSDHDRYPYGTEAPFNNHGVAVADGEEYSSNVVYMALFGDHKNEGVPARDTTIYNDELNPSTQPKSNPTVREVHVKGKDGRPVTLYILADPWGSPYRYRLGSEQSIPTRTDRARNLKMGNGLNPDYDFWSFGKDGDSDLKDPHAPENEDDIGNLPKF
- a CDS encoding type II secretion system F family protein gives rise to the protein MPKYQYTALDHKGDQKTGALEANSEAEAMEAIRAHGLYPTQIVEAGKGKIQQTPAAKKKAKGAKKQKGKLGGKIKAKALMIFTRQLATLIDAGLPLLQSLNVLAKQEANPNLRVTIEALGDSVQGGSTFSEALAQHPRIFDRLFVNMVKAGELGGVLEVVLNRLAEYQEKAQKLKSKVISAMVYPSIVLFIAVGIVIFLMLVIVPKFKAMFAEQNQELPGISEFVFGISDWFMAAPFFVPNAVILAAVVAILYAVFTAMSKTPNGRRKIDSALLTMPVIGNVQSKSAIARFARTFGTLVTSGVPILQALTITKDTAGNMIVGDAIGLIHGSVKEGESVVTPMSSSKLFPPMVISMVDVGEETGQLPDMLLKIADVYDDEVDNAVGAMTSMLEPIMIVFLAVVVGGIVFAMFLPLLQVIEKMG